In one window of Cupriavidus necator N-1 DNA:
- a CDS encoding nuclear transport factor 2 family protein, protein MSASTTEERLARLEAAEAIRALKARYASLADAKYRPDYTRLADDAMREVAWEQALCFTEDAIWVGGQGFGDSLVGRSQLHDWFQRSPWCFAVHYYGSPQLDIDGDRAHGVWRLWQLALREDNCDAVLLAATTHEDYRRDTDGDWRCCRMRFAGIHMTSLGQGPMPLMATLAALDARMADRARHAEPYA, encoded by the coding sequence CGGCTGGCGCGGCTGGAGGCGGCCGAGGCGATCCGGGCCCTGAAGGCCCGCTATGCCTCCCTGGCCGATGCCAAATACCGGCCCGACTACACACGCCTGGCGGATGACGCCATGCGTGAGGTGGCGTGGGAGCAGGCGCTGTGCTTCACCGAGGACGCCATATGGGTAGGCGGGCAGGGATTCGGCGATTCGCTGGTGGGCCGGTCACAGCTGCACGACTGGTTCCAGCGTTCGCCCTGGTGCTTCGCCGTGCACTACTACGGCAGCCCGCAACTCGATATCGACGGGGATCGCGCGCACGGCGTCTGGCGCCTCTGGCAGCTGGCCTTGCGTGAAGACAACTGCGATGCCGTCCTGCTGGCCGCTACCACGCACGAGGACTACCGGCGCGACACCGATGGCGACTGGCGCTGCTGCCGCATGCGCTTTGCCGGGATCCACATGACATCGCTGGGGCAGGGCCCCATGCCGCTGATGGCGACGCTGGCGGCGCTGGATGCCAGGATGGCAGACCGGGCGCGGCATGCTGAGCCATACGCCTGA